A single region of the Plantactinospora soyae genome encodes:
- a CDS encoding DNA topoisomerase IB: MRLRRSDLSAPGYGRRRHGRGVSFLDTDGRPIRDRDELTRLRDLVIPPAWKDVWICPHPTGHIQAIGTDAAGRRQYLYHPTWRLRRDQAKFDHVLEVATRLPILRERIGADLAGRGLGRPRVLATVASLLDMGTFRIGSDQYAAGDDPTFGVATLRPEHTRTRQGAVVFEFPAKGGIAQVRRIDDAQVCRVLRDLRQRRRSAQRLFGYWDGRCWRDVRSDEVNDYLRSASGGEMTAKDFRTWHATVLAATWLAGSGPQRSTTGRRRTVAAAMREVAGLLGNTPTVARASYVHPRVVDLYHDGVVLDADPASDRRNAEAAVLQLLRTNR, translated from the coding sequence GTGCGGCTACGACGTAGCGACCTGTCGGCCCCGGGGTACGGGCGGCGTCGGCACGGTCGCGGCGTGAGCTTCCTGGACACCGATGGCCGGCCGATCCGGGACCGGGACGAGCTGACCCGGCTCCGTGACCTGGTGATCCCACCGGCCTGGAAGGACGTCTGGATCTGCCCTCATCCGACGGGACACATCCAGGCGATCGGCACCGACGCGGCGGGGCGGCGGCAGTACCTCTACCACCCGACCTGGCGGCTCCGGCGGGACCAGGCGAAGTTCGACCACGTACTGGAGGTGGCCACCCGGCTGCCGATCCTGCGCGAGCGCATCGGCGCCGACCTGGCCGGCCGGGGCCTGGGCCGGCCCCGGGTGCTGGCGACGGTGGCCAGCCTGCTCGACATGGGAACCTTCCGGATCGGCAGCGACCAGTACGCGGCCGGCGACGACCCGACGTTCGGGGTGGCGACGCTGCGACCCGAGCACACCCGGACCCGGCAGGGGGCGGTGGTGTTCGAGTTCCCGGCCAAGGGTGGCATCGCGCAGGTGCGGCGGATCGACGACGCCCAGGTCTGCCGGGTACTGCGTGACCTGCGTCAACGTCGGCGCAGTGCGCAGCGGCTGTTCGGCTACTGGGACGGGCGGTGCTGGCGGGACGTCCGCAGCGACGAGGTCAACGACTACCTGCGGAGCGCGAGCGGGGGCGAGATGACGGCCAAGGACTTCCGTACCTGGCACGCCACCGTGCTGGCCGCCACCTGGTTGGCGGGCAGCGGTCCGCAACGTTCGACCACCGGACGGCGACGTACGGTGGCGGCGGCGATGCGCGAGGTGGCCGGGCTGCTGGGCAACACCCCGACCGTGGCCCGAGCCTCCTACGTGCATCCGAGGGTGGTCGATCTCTACCACGACGGCGTGGTCCTCGACGCCGACCCGGCCTCGGACCGGCGGAACGCCGAGGCAGCCGTGCTTCAGCTGCTGCGCACGAATCGGTGA
- a CDS encoding DUF6042 family protein, with translation MTPRWQRAALKPSWIRWLPCAFVYLTVVPGQSRFRRSAWTSVVPWDGSAWCDPGSVDEWVDRARRRRVGRDADDAELHARQHYAWMVRVRATRIELFAEMCRRSGLPVPHTVGELLLCLAGFGLFELADDGRAGDGVDDPWVLPRLDRDPLDVLPLSPEEQELEARAQRDDQAVLVAIAVRRLALRTRRRWRRRVVSTSLASLAGNAGVTVEQARRSLADLGEIADLRVDADRGDDALRLTVPWPDFRLRFPFTELPAPEHAV, from the coding sequence GTGACCCCTCGCTGGCAGCGGGCCGCCCTCAAGCCGTCCTGGATCCGGTGGCTACCCTGCGCTTTCGTCTACCTCACCGTGGTTCCCGGGCAGTCCCGGTTCCGCCGCTCGGCGTGGACCAGCGTGGTGCCCTGGGACGGTTCGGCATGGTGCGACCCCGGCAGTGTCGACGAGTGGGTGGACCGGGCCCGGCGGCGTCGCGTCGGACGTGACGCCGACGACGCCGAACTGCACGCACGCCAGCACTACGCCTGGATGGTGCGGGTACGGGCGACCCGGATCGAGTTGTTCGCCGAGATGTGTCGGCGAAGCGGGCTGCCCGTCCCGCACACCGTCGGTGAGCTGCTGCTCTGCCTGGCCGGGTTCGGGCTGTTCGAACTCGCCGACGACGGCCGGGCCGGGGACGGTGTCGACGATCCGTGGGTGCTGCCCCGGCTGGACCGCGACCCGCTGGACGTGCTGCCGCTCTCACCCGAGGAACAGGAGTTGGAGGCCCGGGCCCAGCGGGACGACCAGGCCGTCCTGGTGGCCATCGCGGTACGCCGGCTCGCCCTGCGGACCCGTCGGCGTTGGCGCCGCCGGGTGGTCAGCACCAGCCTGGCCAGCCTGGCGGGCAACGCCGGAGTCACCGTCGAGCAGGCCCGGCGGTCCCTCGCCGATCTCGGTGAGATCGCGGATCTGCGGGTGGACGCGGACCGGGGCGACGACGCCCTGCGGCTCACCGTCCCGTGGCCGGACTTCCGGCTCCGGTTCCCGTTCACCGAGCTACCCGCGCCGGAGCACGCCGTCTGA
- a CDS encoding RecQ family ATP-dependent DNA helicase produces MKLPPLHATRLRRAARHRFGWRKLRPDQLAAMRAVMKRRDTLVVLPTGAGKSAVYQVPATLLPGPTVVISPLLALQQDQIAALNDRDRPELRAVRISSAESPAQQAAALEDIRQGRARFLFTTPEQLSNPDRLTEVRALRPALVAVDEAHCISAWGHDFRPDYLALGHLIRGLGRPPVVALTATASPPVRDDIIARLGLHKPRVVVAGLDRANLFLEVANCATEDYRWRRLITLLGAEERPGIVYVPTRRAAEELSARLTTAGFAAEFYHGGMPAGAREELHERFLADQVPVMVATSAFGMGIDKPNIRWVVHMALPDAPDSYLQEIGRAGRDGEQARALLLWRAEDVGLRRYFTGGAPDPDELRDLAALLRSGPLSRTALRERTGLGARKLGQLVALLEQVGAATTLPNHRLDSPQYAPQPVDAATAALAEAERQQTVQRSRTDMMRAFAETRSCRGQTLLAYFGEQMPRPCGHCDNCHAGDGVPGDGGTTAAGRDPDDTPFPVHSSVRHPEWGSGLVLGYEADKMTVLFDEVGYKTLSVPVVSEQGLLVPAGD; encoded by the coding sequence ATGAAGCTGCCACCTCTGCACGCCACCCGGCTCCGCCGCGCCGCCCGGCATCGGTTCGGCTGGCGGAAGCTGCGCCCCGACCAGCTCGCCGCGATGCGGGCGGTGATGAAGCGCCGGGACACCCTCGTGGTGCTGCCGACCGGAGCCGGCAAGTCCGCCGTCTACCAGGTGCCGGCGACGCTGCTGCCCGGCCCGACGGTGGTGATCTCGCCACTGCTGGCCCTGCAACAGGACCAGATAGCCGCGCTCAACGACCGCGACCGGCCGGAACTTCGCGCGGTCCGGATCAGTTCGGCCGAGAGCCCCGCACAGCAGGCCGCCGCGTTGGAGGACATCCGGCAGGGTCGGGCGCGGTTCCTGTTCACCACCCCGGAGCAGCTCAGCAACCCGGACCGGCTCACCGAGGTACGCGCGCTGCGCCCGGCCCTGGTCGCGGTCGACGAGGCGCACTGCATCTCCGCCTGGGGGCACGACTTCCGCCCCGACTACCTGGCGCTGGGACATCTGATCCGAGGACTGGGCCGGCCACCGGTGGTCGCGCTGACCGCCACCGCCTCGCCGCCGGTCCGCGACGACATCATCGCCCGGCTCGGCCTGCACAAGCCCCGGGTGGTGGTCGCCGGACTGGACCGCGCCAACCTGTTCCTGGAGGTGGCGAACTGCGCCACCGAGGACTACCGGTGGCGGCGGCTGATCACGTTGTTGGGCGCCGAGGAGCGGCCCGGAATCGTCTACGTGCCGACCCGACGGGCCGCCGAGGAACTCTCCGCCCGACTCACCACCGCCGGCTTCGCGGCCGAGTTCTACCACGGCGGCATGCCGGCCGGTGCCCGCGAGGAACTGCACGAGAGGTTCCTCGCCGACCAGGTACCGGTGATGGTCGCCACCTCGGCGTTCGGGATGGGCATCGACAAGCCGAACATCCGCTGGGTGGTACACATGGCACTGCCCGACGCCCCGGACAGCTACCTACAGGAGATCGGCCGGGCCGGTCGGGACGGCGAGCAGGCCCGGGCGCTGCTGCTGTGGCGGGCCGAGGACGTCGGCCTCCGCCGCTACTTCACCGGCGGCGCACCGGACCCCGACGAGCTGCGCGACCTCGCCGCCCTGCTCCGCAGCGGCCCGCTGAGCAGGACAGCGCTGCGCGAGCGTACCGGCCTCGGTGCCCGCAAGCTCGGACAACTCGTCGCGCTGCTCGAACAGGTCGGCGCGGCGACCACACTGCCCAACCACCGGCTCGACAGCCCGCAGTACGCCCCACAACCCGTCGACGCGGCCACGGCGGCGCTGGCCGAGGCGGAACGGCAGCAGACCGTACAGCGGTCCCGTACCGACATGATGCGTGCCTTCGCCGAGACCCGGAGTTGCCGGGGACAGACCCTGCTCGCGTACTTCGGTGAGCAGATGCCCCGGCCCTGCGGGCACTGCGACAACTGCCATGCCGGCGACGGCGTTCCGGGCGACGGCGGGACCACCGCCGCCGGGCGGGACCCGGACGACACACCGTTCCCGGTGCACAGCTCCGTACGGCACCCGGAGTGGGGCTCCGGCCTGGTCCTCGGCTACGAGGCGGACAAGATGACGGTGCTCTTCGACGAGGTGGGGTACAAGACCCTCTCCGTACCGGTCGTCAGCGAGCAGGGCCTGCTCGTTCCGGCCGGCGACTGA
- a CDS encoding glycoside hydrolase family 3 protein, giving the protein MSGSTDNLSSLAAAVLQPGFVGTTRPPDWVRRWLGEGLGGVVLFARNVVDAEQVTALTAMMRAEKSDVLVAIDEEAGDVTRLESGRGSSRPGNLALGAIDDPELTEAVARDLGAELAAAGITLNYAPDADVNANPDNPVIGVRSFGADPELVARHTAAWVRGLQAAGVAACAKHFPGHGDTSVDSHLDVPRIGVSRARLDACELPPFRAAIDAGVQAVMTGHLLVPAIDDEWPATLSRRVLTDLLRDELGFQGVVITDGIEMRAVADRYGFAGATVRALVAGADAICVGGEHAAEADALRLRDAIVEAVTTGVLPEERLVEAAKRVGLLAEWGAAARAGLPAWTGSGPAGSALGLAAARRAVRLTAATGATGLPLTGPAHVVEFEPPRNIAIGAETPWGVGAPLAALLPGTTTVRLAAEDLGEDGELPADASATADGRPLVLVVRDLHRHAWMGAAVRRILASRPEAVVVELGVPSIVAGRVHLATYGASRAAGQAVAEVLAGRS; this is encoded by the coding sequence ATGAGCGGATCGACGGACAACCTGTCCAGCCTGGCGGCGGCGGTACTTCAGCCGGGCTTCGTGGGAACCACCCGACCACCGGACTGGGTGCGCCGGTGGCTCGGTGAGGGACTCGGCGGGGTGGTGCTGTTCGCCCGCAACGTGGTGGACGCCGAACAGGTCACCGCGCTCACCGCGATGATGCGGGCTGAGAAGTCGGACGTGCTGGTGGCGATCGACGAGGAGGCCGGCGACGTCACCCGGCTCGAGTCCGGACGCGGCAGCTCCCGGCCCGGCAACCTGGCGCTCGGCGCGATCGACGATCCCGAGCTGACCGAGGCGGTCGCCCGGGACCTCGGGGCCGAACTGGCCGCCGCCGGGATCACCCTGAACTACGCGCCCGACGCCGACGTCAACGCCAACCCCGACAATCCGGTCATCGGCGTACGGTCCTTCGGGGCCGACCCCGAGCTGGTCGCCCGGCACACCGCCGCCTGGGTCCGTGGACTGCAGGCCGCCGGGGTCGCCGCCTGTGCCAAGCACTTTCCGGGACACGGGGACACCAGCGTCGACTCGCATCTCGACGTACCCCGGATCGGGGTCTCCCGGGCCCGGCTCGACGCCTGTGAGCTGCCGCCGTTCCGGGCCGCGATCGACGCCGGGGTGCAGGCGGTGATGACCGGCCACCTGCTGGTCCCGGCGATCGACGACGAGTGGCCGGCGACCCTGAGCCGGCGGGTGCTGACCGACCTGCTCCGCGACGAGCTGGGCTTCCAGGGAGTCGTGATCACCGACGGCATCGAGATGCGGGCGGTCGCCGACCGGTACGGCTTCGCCGGGGCGACCGTGCGGGCCCTGGTCGCCGGTGCCGACGCGATCTGTGTCGGCGGCGAGCACGCGGCCGAGGCGGACGCCCTGCGACTGCGGGACGCGATCGTCGAGGCGGTGACCACCGGCGTGCTGCCCGAGGAACGGCTGGTCGAGGCCGCCAAGCGGGTCGGCCTGCTGGCCGAGTGGGGCGCCGCGGCCCGCGCGGGATTGCCGGCCTGGACCGGCTCCGGTCCGGCGGGATCCGCGCTCGGCCTGGCCGCCGCCCGCCGGGCGGTCCGGCTGACCGCCGCCACGGGGGCGACCGGTCTGCCGCTGACCGGCCCCGCGCACGTGGTGGAGTTCGAGCCGCCGCGCAACATCGCGATCGGCGCCGAGACCCCGTGGGGGGTGGGTGCGCCGCTCGCCGCGTTGCTGCCCGGCACCACCACCGTACGACTGGCCGCCGAGGATCTCGGCGAGGACGGCGAGCTGCCGGCCGACGCGTCTGCGACGGCGGACGGGCGACCGCTGGTACTCGTCGTCCGGGATCTGCACCGGCACGCCTGGATGGGTGCCGCGGTACGCCGGATCCTGGCGAGCCGGCCGGAGGCTGTCGTGGTGGAACTCGGCGTACCCTCCATCGTCGCGGGTCGGGTCCACCTGGCGACGTACGGCGCCTCCCGGGCGGCCGGGCAGGCCGTGGCGGAAGTGCTCGCCGGAAGGTCCTGA